The Gammaproteobacteria bacterium region GGCTTAGTGCAACAGCGATGTATCACCCTGGGTTGATCGCATACTTAAGTGACGTCAAGCCGGTATGGCTGGACAAGACAATCTGAATTGTATCGGGATACGGTTGCGTGACGCGGTCGAGGAACACGGTACCGCTCATGGGTGGTATGCGCAGGTCGCACAGAATGACCTGCACCTGATGCAGTGCATCTTTTTTATTTTGCCGAAAGTTCATGACGCCGTCAGGCCCGCCTGCTTTTCAGCAGCGCCATCACGAAACCGTTTTTTTGCATAAACCCCTCCGCGAACAATCATACATCAGTAAGCCGCTCGGGCAATAACGGCATGTGACGCCACTGTCGAGCAGCACAGAAGCGCGAACAGGGCGGCCAAGCAGCCCCCCAAGTGGTTCAGGTTGCGTTTGAAGGTAGCGCGCGAGACTTCCAGCGTTTCTGGACACGACTCGGCACGAGCCGCCGGTGGGGGATTCGCGCGAATCGCGTACTCGGTTAACAGGCCGCAACTGATCGTTGGCGGCCTCACGAATCTGCAGAACCATACGTTTCTGTACTTCACCTAACCGCTGCAGGGATATTGACTTGAACTTGGGCTACGCCTTTCATGGCGTCATACATTGAACGTGTTACATCCTGAGCCTCCTTTGCCTACTGGGTGATGTCCGCAGGGCAGAGGTTGCTGCGGTACAAGGATGAGCAGCACCGCGGCAAACGCCCATGCCAGCAACGGCATGGCCGGGCTGCGCGACAAAGCAGGAGCGAAGCCGTTGGCAGTGCCGCCATTTTCGATGACCATAAGTCATTGAAAATGAACCCAAGCAAAAGCTACGTTTTTTCTGCGTGCTCTGAGAAGTCCAGACGGACTTATCATAAAGGTACCTGCGACACAGGTTTCACTTGGCCGGCGATGTCACGTATGCAGCAGCAAGGAATTATCGGCTATGCGATCAAAAAAACAGAAGGTGATCAATCTGGCTCTGCAGGGAGGCGGCGCGCATGGTGCGTTCACCTGGGGAGTCCTGGATCGTCTGCTGGAAGACGAATGCCTGGTGATCGAGGGGATCAGCGGGACCAGCAGCGGGGCCATCAATGCCGCGGCTTTGGCTTACGGAGTGACTATCGACGGCCGCGACGGCGTGCGGCGAGTACTGGCGGATCTTTGGGGCCGAATCGGCACCAATGTACCAAACCGGCCCGGCACGAAGGCTCGTAGCATGGAACGGAGCCTCACTCTGGAAGGCGCAGTCGCGCTGACGCGCATCTTTTCGCCCCACGAGCTCAATCCCTTGAACCTTGATCCGCTAAGAGATGCCGTCGCTGCACTGATCGATTTTGAGCAGCTACGAGCGGAGTGTCCACTCAAGCTTTATATCGCCGCCACACAGGTACGAACCGCAAAGCTGCGTTTGTTTACAGCCAGGGAGTTGACCGCAGATGCCTTGCTCGCCTCAACTCGGCTGCCGTCATGGCGCCATGCCATCGTCATCGACGGTGAAGCGTACTGGGATGGCGGCTATGCCGGCAATCCGGCGCTCTTTCCGCTGTTCTACAACTGTGACTCCTCGGATATAGTCGCCGTTCTTCTGCATCCGCTCAGCCGGCCCGCTCTGCCGACTTCCGTGTCCGGAATTCGGCATCGCACTGCGGAGTTGAGCTTTGGTACATCGTTTGTACGCGAGATGCACGCGATCGTACAAGCCAAAAAATACGTCGACCGTCATCTCTTTGCCGTGGGTCGCTTAGAGCGCCGGCTGCGGCGCCTCAAGATTCACTTGATCGAGGCAGACCAGTTTCTCTCTGAGCAGAGCGGGGTCAGCAAAGCTGATAATGATGCTGCTTTCCTGTCGTCGCTGCGAGACCGCGGCCGAAAACAGGCGGACGCTTGGCTTCGCTATAATTTCCGTCTTCTGGGCAGACGTTCCTCGGTAGACCTGCCGGAATTATTCGGCTGAACGGTCCATTGACGCTCC contains the following coding sequences:
- a CDS encoding patatin-like phospholipase family protein, yielding MRSKKQKVINLALQGGGAHGAFTWGVLDRLLEDECLVIEGISGTSSGAINAAALAYGVTIDGRDGVRRVLADLWGRIGTNVPNRPGTKARSMERSLTLEGAVALTRIFSPHELNPLNLDPLRDAVAALIDFEQLRAECPLKLYIAATQVRTAKLRLFTARELTADALLASTRLPSWRHAIVIDGEAYWDGGYAGNPALFPLFYNCDSSDIVAVLLHPLSRPALPTSVSGIRHRTAELSFGTSFVREMHAIVQAKKYVDRHLFAVGRLERRLRRLKIHLIEADQFLSEQSGVSKADNDAAFLSSLRDRGRKQADAWLRYNFRLLGRRSSVDLPELFG